In one window of Burkholderia sp. NRF60-BP8 DNA:
- a CDS encoding MFS transporter, producing MSTPTRLDTTPRVAHAPAHPAAHSMPDRRLVLLLAAAAGLGVAPLYYAQPMLGALAPDLGASARAIGFVPTLTQLGYALGILLLAPLGDRFDRRRVIVTKAAALVVALLLAAVAPSLGLLLAASFAIGLAATMAQDVVPAAATLAHDAHRGRIVGTVMTGLLLGILLSRVVAGFVAETAGWRAMFALAAVSVAAIGAVAARGLPRFEPTTRLPYRALIGSLGALWRAHPALRRAALAQGLLAVGFSAFWSTLAVMLHGAPFHLGSAAAGAFGLAGAAGALAAPIAGRLADHHGPERVTRIGIGIATVSFASMAAAPLMSPHAQLVLLALATIGFDLGVQATLIAHQAIVYRIDPASRSRLNAVLFVGMFIGMAAGAAIGSSLLAQLGWNAVTALAVATSLAALAVRVWRN from the coding sequence ATGTCCACCCCGACCCGTCTCGACACCACGCCCCGCGTGGCGCATGCCCCGGCCCATCCGGCCGCCCATTCGATGCCCGATCGCCGGCTCGTGCTGCTGCTCGCAGCGGCCGCCGGCCTCGGCGTCGCCCCGCTCTACTACGCACAGCCGATGCTCGGCGCGCTCGCGCCCGATCTCGGCGCATCGGCGCGAGCGATCGGCTTCGTACCGACGCTCACGCAGCTCGGCTATGCGCTCGGCATTCTGCTGCTCGCGCCGCTCGGCGACCGCTTCGACCGGCGCCGCGTGATCGTGACCAAGGCCGCCGCGCTGGTCGTCGCGCTGCTGCTGGCCGCCGTCGCGCCGTCGCTCGGGCTGCTGCTCGCGGCGAGCTTCGCGATCGGCCTCGCCGCGACGATGGCGCAGGACGTCGTGCCGGCCGCCGCGACGCTCGCACACGACGCGCATCGCGGCCGCATCGTCGGTACGGTGATGACGGGGCTGCTGCTCGGCATCCTGCTGTCGCGCGTGGTGGCCGGATTCGTCGCCGAGACGGCCGGATGGCGCGCGATGTTCGCGCTCGCGGCCGTCAGCGTCGCCGCGATCGGCGCGGTGGCCGCACGCGGGCTGCCGCGCTTCGAGCCGACCACGCGGCTGCCGTATCGCGCGCTGATCGGCTCGCTCGGCGCACTGTGGCGCGCCCATCCGGCACTGCGCCGCGCCGCCCTCGCGCAGGGGCTGCTGGCCGTCGGTTTCAGCGCGTTCTGGTCGACGCTCGCTGTGATGCTGCACGGCGCGCCGTTTCACCTCGGCAGCGCGGCCGCCGGCGCCTTCGGCCTCGCGGGCGCCGCGGGCGCGCTGGCCGCCCCGATCGCCGGGCGCCTCGCCGATCACCACGGCCCCGAGCGCGTCACGCGGATCGGTATCGGCATCGCGACGGTGTCGTTCGCGTCGATGGCCGCTGCGCCGCTGATGTCGCCGCATGCGCAGCTCGTCCTGCTCGCGCTCGCGACGATCGGCTTCGATCTCGGCGTGCAGGCCACGCTGATCGCGCACCAGGCGATCGTCTACCGGATCGATCCCGCATCGCGCAGCCGCCTCAACGCGGTGCTGTTCGTCGGCATGTTCATCGGGATGGCAGCCGGCGCCGCGATCGGCAGTTCGTTGCTCGCGCAACTGGGCTGGAACGCGGTGACCGCGCTGGCCGTCGCGACATCGCTGGCCGCGCTCGCCGTGCGGGTGTGGCGCAACTGA
- a CDS encoding glutathione S-transferase family protein: MMPTLYAHPFSSYCQKVLTALYENGTPFDYRVLAHDDPKPMQELAALWPLKRFPVLVDAGRTVIEASIIIEYLGLHHPGPVRLLPDDPRAALEVRTMDRFFDNYVATPQQKVVFDALRPEAERDARGVADARAMLDTSYAWLDKTMADREWAAGDRFSLADCGAAPFLFYADWTHRIDPAFANVIAYRKRLLARPSFARAVDEARPYRSFFPLGAPDRD; encoded by the coding sequence GACGCTTTACGCTCATCCCTTTTCGTCTTACTGCCAGAAAGTGCTGACCGCGCTGTACGAGAACGGCACGCCGTTCGACTATCGCGTGCTCGCGCACGACGATCCGAAGCCGATGCAGGAACTGGCCGCGCTGTGGCCGCTGAAGCGTTTCCCGGTGCTCGTCGACGCGGGCCGCACGGTGATCGAGGCGTCGATCATCATCGAGTATCTCGGCCTGCACCATCCGGGCCCCGTGCGCCTGCTGCCCGACGATCCGCGCGCGGCGCTCGAGGTGCGGACGATGGATCGCTTCTTCGACAACTACGTGGCGACGCCGCAGCAGAAGGTCGTGTTCGATGCGCTGCGGCCGGAAGCCGAACGCGATGCGCGTGGGGTGGCCGATGCGCGCGCGATGCTCGACACGTCGTATGCGTGGCTCGACAAGACGATGGCCGATCGCGAATGGGCGGCCGGCGACCGCTTCAGCCTCGCCGATTGCGGCGCGGCGCCGTTCCTGTTCTACGCGGACTGGACGCACCGGATCGACCCGGCGTTCGCGAACGTGATCGCATACCGCAAGCGTCTGCTCGCGCGGCCGTCGTTCGCGCGCGCGGTCGACGAGGCACGACCGTATCGTTCGTTCTTTCCGCTCGGCGCGCCCGATCGCGACTGA
- a CDS encoding phosphatase PAP2 family protein, with the protein MNDFDTTIQIFLTHVTFGPLMNHAIRVIAGLYTFKGFVLIPVLCWLWFQPGPNRERQRELVVATVASGLIALAVGRVLAQVLPFRVRPIYNPDLHLHFPSAGLRAATLQTWSSFPSDHAMLWMAIATGIFIIARRIGIVALLYSVVFICLPRAYLGFHYPTDLIAGAAIGIAIAWLLTRDAVRSRFAPAVLEMIRRFPAPAYTLAFLLCFELITQFDELLTLAQSATRTM; encoded by the coding sequence ATGAACGATTTCGACACCACGATCCAGATCTTCCTCACCCACGTGACGTTCGGCCCGTTGATGAATCACGCGATCCGCGTGATCGCGGGCCTCTACACGTTCAAGGGCTTCGTGCTCATTCCCGTGCTGTGCTGGCTGTGGTTCCAGCCCGGCCCGAATCGCGAACGGCAACGCGAGCTGGTCGTCGCCACCGTCGCGAGCGGGCTCATCGCGCTGGCCGTCGGCCGCGTACTTGCGCAGGTGCTGCCGTTCCGCGTGCGGCCGATCTACAACCCCGACCTGCACCTGCACTTTCCGTCGGCCGGACTGCGCGCGGCGACGCTGCAGACATGGAGTTCGTTTCCGAGCGATCACGCGATGCTCTGGATGGCGATCGCGACCGGCATCTTCATCATCGCGCGCCGCATCGGCATCGTCGCGCTGCTGTATTCGGTCGTGTTCATCTGCCTGCCGCGCGCGTATCTCGGCTTTCACTATCCGACCGACCTGATCGCGGGCGCGGCGATCGGCATCGCGATCGCATGGCTGCTGACGCGCGACGCGGTCCGGTCGCGCTTCGCGCCGGCGGTGCTGGAGATGATCCGGCGCTTCCCCGCGCCGGCCTATACGCTCGCGTTCCTGCTGTGCTTCGAGTTGATCACGCAGTTCGACGAGTTGCTGACGCTCGCGCAGTCGGCCACGCGCACGATGTGA